Within Quercus lobata isolate SW786 chromosome 5, ValleyOak3.0 Primary Assembly, whole genome shotgun sequence, the genomic segment TTCCATCTCACCTATTCACAATCCTTGTGAGTTGTGGTGAAGGttcttgaaaatttcaaaagccaaattcaaaatccaatctATTTGGTAGTGTTTCCATTGGTACTTCAATGGAAGGTTTCCAGTAAGCTAAAAGGAGAAAGGGCGGAGAATCCAATTGCTAGCTGGAGCTTGGAGAGCTCAAGTATATTTAAGCTTATGGGCTTGGAGGATATATAATATTCTACTGTACTGCAATTGTCTTGTCAAGTGGAGTTTTTCAACGGTGTGGTTAGAAGAAAAGTTTTTCCGCccaagttttgggtttttctcttCCTAAACAGTTCTTAGTGTTTAACTGTATTTTGcatgcttttattattttccatatTGCTTTACAATTTACTAGAAGAAGAAGTTTTATTTGGTCATTTAACACCAATTTTATTCTCTCCAATGTTGATCCATATTCtcattgtaaagttgtgattttcaaCTATGTTTTGTTGGTATTAATtctgtgtcaaatttgattgtaattagtCAATTATTTCCCTGTatgtttgtgggatttaatgtaaGGGTGGAGTGTGAGAGTTTAGTGAAAATTTGTGAAGAGCAGTGAAGTTTGCGACTTGCTCGTGATTGGCTCGTAAGTGGACAACCCGCGAAAGGTTACATGAGAAGCACATGTTGGAAGCTGAATAGTCAAGTGCTAGGAGGAATTTCGCGAGTCATTTCGCGAGTGGACCAACTTATGAGATGACTTGTGAAACTCACTTCTTAGATGTTTTTAAATGTGCTTTCCTATTTTCTTTACCTACACTATATAAGCCCACATTACCCACGAAATTATAAGAAGACttttggagagaaaaccttagaaatacacttgagagttagagattgtaaaCCTACAATCATTTACAAAATTTCTCTTAGTTTTCATCTACTCCTACTTCTCAAATTACAAATCCTTGAGAGCTTGTTAGTCCAAATACTTACCTCACCCAATCTAAATGTTGAGAATTGTTTTGGTGCATGTGGGAAGCACTAGAAGAAACTACTGATTAGCAGATGCAATTTGGAGCTAATTGTGGGATCTAAGTAATTAGTGAAGACAGGACTCGATGAAGTTCGTTGGGAGCTGGAATTCGAAGGGCTcgagtacattgggtagattaggcttggagggtctttttgatatcCTTATACTCCAAATTTATTCACTAGTTAATCATTTTGGCTTGGAGGGCCTTtagtttccttttcgataactcATTTTTGTGGTATCTTAtttttgcatctctcttcccttactttttatactttacatttattgtttattgtttatgATTATGCAATATAGAGTCATTTcagtttattgttttttataaaattgtgatttacaactatgttttttgttggttttaatttcatggcaaatttgattgtatttttgttcaatcatttccttatattttttgtgggatttgatGTAAGGTTTAACTGTGAGAGTTTGGTAAAGATTTGTGAAGAAGGTGAATTTGTAGCTAGCTCGCGAGTGGACAACCCGCGAAaggccacgtgagaagcacatgctaaAATCTAAACAGTCTCATGCCAGGCTGGATTTCGCGAGTTACTTCACGACTCAGGCCAAGTCGTGAGTGACCCGCAAAACTCACTACctgaaaattttaaagtgtGTTTTCCTCATTTCTTTACCAACACTATATAAGCCCATATTACCCATGAAATGGTAAGGAGTTTTTCCAAGGaacttttgagagaaaaaacctTAGCAATACActtaagagttagagattgtaaaCTCACAATCATTTACACTATTTCTCTTaagttttcctctactcctatCTTTCCAATTACACATCATTGAGAGGTTCatagtccaaacacttacctcacccaatctgagtgttgagagaagttttggtgcgtgtgggaagtattggaagaagacatcgattggtggatgcaatttgGAGCTAACTGCGGGATCCAAATAACTAGTGAAGATATAGCTTGGTGAAGCCCGTTGGTAGTGGGAACTTAGAGGGTTTAAGTACATTGGGTAAATTAGGTTTGGAAggtctttttgatattcgtGTAGTCCAACTTTATTCATTGGTGAATTGATTTCTGCTTGAAAGGCCGGGGAGAGGTTTTTTGTCAAGTACTTCGGTTATCATTTCAATAGCACGtttcggtgttatcttgtgtttgcatctctcttcccttactctttaagctttatatttttattattgctTGCTTATGGTTGTGGCTTAGAGAGTAGTTCCAATTATTGTGTATCATTTATTCTTGTTCCGCACTTAAataagttaaagtaaaagcaataaagccgtaatttaaaatttggggtttaaaCAAGTTATAGTGTTTTACATTATTTGAGCTTTCACGCTTCATTTACTATTATTCCACGCTTAATTAAGTAGAGCAAAAACAATTGAACCATAagtttaaaattgggggtcCAATTAAGTTATAGTGTTTTACATTATTGAGCTATCACACTTAACACACCgatcataattttttatgacTTCAACAATTGGTTATTGAGTGCAGCCACCTCAACAGCTATAGCTcaatgaaaaagaaatcataaaattattgaatCATAGACTTATTCCTTCGTTTTTTAAATTCAGTCAGCAAATTGCCATGTGATGACAGCATTTCCTCGAAATCTACTGGTTTAGGTTCGATATAAAATCGCACATACGTTGCACAGTATCTCTGAACCAAAACTAAACATTATCAGCTTTCTCTTCACGATATGGCTACATCAAATCTTttcacttctttctttctctgtttcgtgtttgtattttttatccTAGACACCGCAAATGCGCAGGGACTaaaagtaggtttttatgcAAAGACATGCCCAGAAGCCGAGATCATTGTTAAAAAGGTTATAACTCAAACTATATCAGAAGCACCTTCACTTGCTGGCCCTTTGCTGAGAATGCACTTCCACGATTGTTTCGTTAGGGTACGTTACTGAATGTCTCATATTTATTTTGTAGCATTTTGTTTGCCCCCgcagaattttattttattttaacactaATGGCTTTGTCTATAGGGTTGTGAAGGCTCTGTGCTTTTGAATTCTTCAACAAAACAAGCTGAAAAAGACGCAGTTCCAAATCTTAGCCTTCGGGGATTTCAAATTATCGATAAAGTCAAGTCTGCAATAGAAAAGGCATGCCCTGGTGTAGTTTCATGTGCAGACATCGTGGCTTTAGTAGCTAGGGATGTGGTTGCCGcggtaataaaaaaaaattatccttccaattaatttgataataaatttagtgtttcttgtaacataatatataattatatggAATTTATAATTCTTTCAGAGTAAGGGACCATCCTGGGAAGTTGAAACTGGAAGAAGAGATGGAAGAATCTCAAACTTGACAGAGGCCCTGCTAAATCTAATTCCGCCATTTACTAACATTACTACATTGAAAAATGATTTCCTACAAAAGGGTCTAAGTGTAAAAGACCTAGTAGTGTTATCAGGTACTTAAACACCAagcaatattattattgttaattttattgtgaaaaattatagtttttagtaaaaaaaaaaaaagtgtatatttACTTAGAAATGCGACTAATTTAATTAGTTGTTTTGTTATTAATTCAGGTGGACACACAATTGGGACTTCTCACTGCTCTTCCTTCACTAACCGTCTTTACAACTTCACCGGAAAGGGCATCGTGGGCGATGCCGATCCTACATTGGATCCCAACTATGTTTTGAGATTGAAGAGCAGATGCAAGCCAA encodes:
- the LOC115993050 gene encoding peroxidase 27-like, whose translation is MATSNLFTSFFLCFVFVFFILDTANAQGLKVGFYAKTCPEAEIIVKKVITQTISEAPSLAGPLLRMHFHDCFVRGCEGSVLLNSSTKQAEKDAVPNLSLRGFQIIDKVKSAIEKACPGVVSCADIVALVARDVVAASKGPSWEVETGRRDGRISNLTEALLNLIPPFTNITTLKNDFLQKGLSVKDLVVLSGGHTIGTSHCSSFTNRLYNFTGKGIVGDADPTLDPNYVLRLKSRCKPNDVNTLVEMDPGSFKTFDDDYYTLVTKRRGLFQSDSALLNDPETKAYVKLQATTHGSTFFKDFGVSMVNMGRIGVLTGNAGEIRKQCSRVN